The sequence TTCAGTGCCCTGCTCAGCGCTGTGGGCGAGGCTAACGTACCCCTGGCAATCAAGGTACGAGCCCTGCTATTggtttacacatgtacagtggattccaattattcgtattacgcctatttggataattcgggtaattgtatagaattgcgaaatcccaaaccgtttgccattcattctattgtttaagacatcgcagaattggataacccgccatctcaaacttcgggtttttggataggaTTACGTCAACTTATATCgaataaaatgggaaaatatacgcTAGAACTTACAAAATGAGGCCAAAATTAACCAACAACTGTATGTATGATGGCATAAAATCATGAAAAGAACCGAAAAAAAGGTAGATTCCACCAAAAATCTGATACCGCTGTGGAAGCGCGCGAACATTTGGTCAGGCGCCATTCTGGtaggttgccgcaaggcatgaCGGGTGGATGTCAACACGCTTTTCTGTTCATATTTCGCCTTCAGACAAtgtctaaacttggtttaccctacaaaaaatgtgttttacatagccactgtctcattattgagctgatttcggcCGCGCTACGTAGATTTTTGCAGCGCACGTAACGCAACAgggtcaatgaactgtgatgTTGCAATAAGCCGCATTGAATGGTGGGATATCTCAACCCACGCTTCgacgccattttaaatgttttgaaagtgattttttccgtcttccaccgcgaaagacggcgtcgagtttgaaatttcagcgtaatttgtggacacaagatgtaaataagaaggtgaagagtttatctctccaatACCTACCgtcattttgctcaaaattacgaaatcaacatgattttttcatacaagcggagttgtgtttgtctttgttgtggtaCATTTAGTTATGCCCTCGGcagtgcgagtcaagcgtatttttctacatgttcatttagccaccgacttaaaaatctttattagatTTATCACCGCACGTAAATTGTACAATATCGGaacatataattatgtaaagctTGTAACTGGAATCTGTTCGATATTTTGCTGGCTATTTGATGATGttatagattcaaacagttgacGTTCCATTCATACAAAACAGTACTGTAGGTTGACTACTGCTTAGACTATTGTTCTAGATGAATGAACAAATGTCTGATTAAAAAGTTTTGTAGGTCTTTTGTAAATGAAGTTCCGTATCGTGTGTGTAGTGTTTGTGTCTTGCGTAGTAGTAATCCTATattcgcccccctcccggcTCCCTTCGGGCCTAAGTGGCCCAACTTCGGACTGTTGGATACTTCGgactattggataaaatgcgCTGACAAATGAGCTATCCAAATAAGCGAATTCCACTGTACTAtaatcttcaagaaaataaacattgtCACATTGTCTTTTATGTTACTGTGACTAAAGTTACTGAACTACACAGAAGAAACATGATGACCAAGTGATTttcatgtacacacatgtagctGATAGGAATTTAGGTAGCTTCTCCTGAAGGTTCATTTGATTCTGTGGTTGAATGGAGAAAGAGgattttgcaatgttttcagtTTGCAGATGAAACAATTTTGTAGCACAGAATTGTAGTACCGTACATGTGTACGTTATACATTGAAAGTGCATATTTGCGGTGTCACAGCAGAAACTGCaaaaattcaagtacatgtaccacaaacatttacagtatatgtagaCCTTTCCAAGACTTAGTTATCTTTGCTGTTTCTGCATGATTCTCTTTGAGAATTTTCAGCATGATAACAGATAAATTCCTGAAGTTTTAGGTTCATTCTGTACACTGCTCTCAACTGATGTCTTTTTATCAATCTTGCACATCTAGGTAAACATTGAAGGTATGCACAATATCCTGGAGGTCAGTAAACAGTACAAACTGAGGGTTTTCATCCCCAGCACGATCGGAGCCTTCGGTCCGACCACCCCGCGTAACCCGACCCCTGACCTCACCATCCAGAGGCCCCAGACTATCTACGGTGTGGCGAAGGTGCACGCTGAACTCATGGGGGAGGTAGGTTAACTCCACTTGTGTAGGAAAGACACTGGCTAATATATAGGTTATGTTAGTACTTGGTACTTACAAAGACATGTGTGATTTACCTGAACATGATtctgttagtacatgtagtagaaaaaTGGGAAGCTGTGCATGTAATTGTAAGTGTTGATGGTATAATTTAGACCTTTTCTTCCCAATTAGATTATAAGGGGCATTTTTTTCAGTGCACTGTACTGCTGTGTCAAGCTGTGGGACATTGTTCTTATTATTTTGGAGAGCTGATACTACTGATACTACTGTAGAGGTGGCCTAATGTACTTGGTTAAAGCAAGTTTTAGGAGAGCTACATAGCACTATGAGGAATGAAAAGGCATTGCACTTTGAATCAAGCAAGTTTGACCAATAAGAGAGACTGAGATGCAATTAATTGTCTTTTAGTTTTAGTACTTTGTAGTCAAGACTAGATTCTGCTTGATAAGGGAATCTCCTTGTGTGGCCTTGCTTCAGTACTACCACCAGAAGTATGGTCTGGACTTCCGCTGTCTGCGCTTCCCTGGTATCATCTCTGCAGAAACGCCACCTGGCGGTGGAACTACAGGTACTGCACCAAAAACTTCTCTTGCTGTTCTATCCAGTTTTCACCAAACTTACGTAGTATTACTTAGAACATAAGGGATGTGTCATTGTCTTTTTTGTAGGTTAAAAAGATGTTTTGTTTCAGAACGTAGCACAATGCTGTGTGCAATAAGAAAGAGCAAAAGATTGTGATTGATTATAAGCCTTTATAGTTGTttttttagcctccaccaggccatCCTACGGGGGTACAAGGATAGTAGAATTtggtccaaaaaaaaaaaaggaaattggcCATTGGAGTCAGTTCAACTGCGTGGCCAGCCAACTCCTTTGATAGCAAATCCTTCTGGCAAATAATTCTCATATTAATatgatagccagcgtagtcagtctgatagagacttGTTGTTTCTGGCAAATTAACTATAGGCTAATCTTAAAGATCATCCTCCCTGTTTCCAGACTATTCAACAGAAATCTTCCACGACGCGGTGACGACCCAAAGACACGAGTGTTTCCTGGAGCACGACACACGCCTCCCCATGATGTACATCGACGACTGTACGCGGGCCACAGCGGAGGTGATGGAGCTGCCCGAGCACAGACTGAAGCAGCGCGTGTACAACATCCAGGCCATGAGCTTCACTCCTGCAGAGATCTACGCAGAGGTGAAGAAACACGTGCCTGACATGGAGATAGAGTACAAGCCTGACAGCAGACAGGCTATAGGTGGGTTGATATAGAGTACAAGCCTGACAGCAGACAGGCTATAGGTGGGTTGATATAGAGTACAAGCCTGACAGCAGACAGGCTATAGGTGGGTTGATATAGAGTACAAGCCTGACAGCAGACAGGCTATAGGTGGGTTGATATAGAGTACAAACCTGACAGCAGACAGGCTATAGGTGGGTtgatatgacatgttttgtactTCTGTAACTACATAAACAGTACTTTGTGGTATCCAGGTGGAGAaaaacatgatgtacatgtcCAGTAAAACTGGTCATTGACACAGTTTGATACTTGCTAAAAAGTTGTCTTGAGAATatttagaaaataaaacagGGACAACAATGACTTGCTCAGGCTGTTTTCAggacctgtccctggttcttATGCAATTTTGTTAAATAACCATGGTTTTGGCAGCCATAGTTCTGTGACATTTGCAGACTtctaatcatttttttcatggttTTGCAGCTGATACCTGGCCACAGGTCCTGGATGACACCAACGCCAGACTGGACCTGGGCTGGAACCATGAGTACGACCTGCCCAAACTGGTCACGACAATGCTGACCAAGATCAGGGCACAGAAGGAGGCCAAACAACGAACCACTGCACAGATGGAAGCTGCTGCTATGTAAGAGTTGGGGGGAAAAAGCTGATGCTGCTTCCAAATCCAGGAAGAAACTTCCACAACCAAACCTGTCACACATGCTGTGCCATGTGCACATGGCAgactgaagaaaaatgatagCAGATATAGGATAAGCAGATTTCATGTAGTTACATAATGGTTATCCTGAGGCACAGTCGTGCAATAACAACATTCTCGGGTGATAGGCAAATGTATAAATGAGCATGATTTGAGTATAGTAAGCTGGTTCATGGTTTCAAGTGTGCATACCCAGTGTGGTACATTGTAGgtagtatgtcaaagttgaaaatcCTCTTACAAAACACTTCTGGACGCAGTATCAAGCACAAAACTGTTTACACCTTAGGAGCCTTCTCCTTTGACCTCAGGCATATGCAGTTCAAACCATCAACCAGCTTATTGTGTCTCTCTACCAATTCTGCATGTACTTAAGGACAGGATGGTAGTAAGCTACTTAGAATAACTTATTATGGTTCATCACAGTAACATGGAGCTTAAAAGAACAAGAAGATCCCACCTCCGTGTCAACAATTTAGAAGACGAAAATGATCTCGCTCCTTGACATGGTTAAGAGGAGTATACACGGTACAATCAATTGTATTCTCTGTAGCACTGCTAAAACTCTGTGTCTTAGTCATATTTGGCCTGAAGTACTTAATGCAAGAGACAAAGTCATATTTTACTAGGGaggaaagaaatatttttatCCATATCAAAATAGTATGCCATATTAGTTGTGATTTGTGATGTTTTACTCATGTTGAAAAGGGAGACACTTGCACTTGAGCTTATATATTGCAGAAAATCAGGTATAAAAATGCATGGACAAAGGTGAGGAAATCGTACTTAAAATGTTACCTATGTACAGTACACTTCCGATGGATATCATAAAAAAGGGGTTCAATGAATACTGGATTTTAATATTATAGGGAAATGTGTTAAGCATTTGATTTTCATTGCATGTCTGCTCTATATTTATATGAAATATCAGATTTGTGCACACCACAAACTCCATTCTTTAttatatgttgtgttttagAATATGATCATgctgtgaaaatattttgtacagataCTGTTATGTAGCTCTACTATCATGTTCAATGTGGGAAAATACAAGGCTGCATAGACTAGATAGAGTTGTAGACAGAAGTGtattttgccatgtttgtaaatttaatttttcttctgtgTCACACTTTACCAAAGAGCCACTACTTTTACTGCATTTTATTCAGTATTTTCCAcatgacatttttatttttccagcACCATAATTGTTTTATAACCTAAGTGTATGTTTTGTCAAAAGCAACATGGTGACTTTGTGAACTTGACAATGTGCACAATGTAACCGTAAGCTATAAATGGTAAGGACTTAACTGCCAAGTATCAGTCAATGATCAGCCAGCCAGTGTTAATGGATAATATGCTGTTTTAAGTGTCATCTCTTTTTGTCTTGAAGTCATAACGACAATGCATATGTTGGAAAGCAATCCAAAGAAGATCATGTGTTCTCGATATGTAACAAATCTTGTGTGCATAAATGATGCAACTGTGACAGAAGAGAAATATGGTTAGATTTTAATGTCATTCAGTTATCATATATTTTCAACAATTGTACTTTCAAGAAATATATTTGCGTGAACTTCAATCAATGTGTTCAAGTACATTTATCAGTGAAACAGATGTCAGGCATGCATTGGCATTAAATGTATGGGAAAAAGTTATGCTTGTTAACTTTCTTGCTTCACCATAATTAGTTCATGTCCATCcatgactagggctggg comes from Branchiostoma floridae strain S238N-H82 chromosome 2, Bfl_VNyyK, whole genome shotgun sequence and encodes:
- the LOC118408277 gene encoding L-threonine 3-dehydrogenase, mitochondrial-like, which produces MFPAITKSVCRSAGHDLQRTQLVRHCVRFFNGFSQDEMPVEETPAPRILITGGLGQLGSGLASLLRKKYGADNVIMSDIVNPPRHVRESGRYIYADILDFKNLQEKVVNEGIDWLIHFSALLSAVGEANVPLAIKVNIEGMHNILEVSKQYKLRVFIPSTIGAFGPTTPRNPTPDLTIQRPQTIYGVAKVHAELMGEYYHQKYGLDFRCLRFPGIISAETPPGGGTTDYSTEIFHDAVTTQRHECFLEHDTRLPMMYIDDCTRATAEVMELPEHRLKQRVYNIQAMSFTPAEIYAEVKKHVPDMEIEYKPDSRQAIADTWPQVLDDTNARLDLGWNHEYDLPKLVTTMLTKIRAQKEAKQRTTAQMEAAAM